In a single window of the Campylobacter iguaniorum genome:
- the selD gene encoding selenide, water dikinase SelD, with the protein MKQFVYNDKKLTKFIKASGCAAKLDPSGLTQSIAEILEPNAKILSSLNSNEDAGVLMLSSDLALVQTLDFITPVVDDPFLFGQIAAANSLSDVFAMGANALSAMNIVGFDKCNFSQEILHEIMAGGKSKIKECGAILVGGHSIETKENIYGLSVTGSVHPDKFWSNNTAKVGDLLILTKPLGSGVMSTAIKGDMASLSQIKEAVSIMSQLNFYAIKACDGLEINAATDVTGFGFLGHLSEMLNERVSFEIYENVVPVLKSAKDLASQGIIPEGSYKNAHFTKNLCNKEANILLSDAQTSGGLILSVPDKDAYKVLANLKNAGYERAEIIGTVKSKGEFGINLV; encoded by the coding sequence ATGAAACAGTTTGTTTATAATGACAAAAAGCTAACTAAATTTATCAAAGCATCTGGTTGCGCAGCTAAACTAGACCCGTCGGGTCTAACACAAAGTATAGCTGAGATTTTGGAGCCAAATGCAAAGATTCTATCATCTTTAAATAGCAATGAAGATGCTGGAGTATTGATGCTTAGTAGCGATCTTGCTTTGGTTCAGACTTTGGATTTTATCACTCCAGTAGTCGATGATCCGTTTTTGTTTGGGCAAATCGCTGCTGCAAACTCACTTAGCGACGTTTTTGCTATGGGCGCAAACGCCTTGAGTGCTATGAATATCGTGGGGTTTGATAAGTGCAACTTTAGCCAGGAGATACTTCACGAGATAATGGCTGGCGGAAAGAGCAAAATCAAAGAGTGTGGTGCTATTTTAGTCGGTGGCCACAGTATAGAAACAAAAGAAAATATTTATGGTTTAAGCGTCACTGGAAGCGTTCATCCAGACAAATTTTGGTCAAATAACACAGCAAAAGTCGGTGACTTACTCATCCTTACTAAGCCTCTTGGAAGCGGAGTGATGTCTACGGCTATAAAGGGCGATATGGCTAGCTTAAGCCAGATTAAAGAAGCAGTAAGCATAATGAGCCAGCTAAACTTTTACGCTATAAAAGCGTGCGATGGACTAGAGATAAATGCTGCTACTGATGTGACTGGATTTGGATTTTTGGGGCATTTGAGCGAAATGCTAAATGAAAGGGTAAGCTTTGAAATTTACGAAAATGTCGTTCCAGTACTAAAAAGCGCAAAAGATTTAGCTAGTCAAGGGATTATTCCTGAGGGTAGCTACAAAAATGCACATTTTACAAAAAATCTATGCAACAAAGAAGCTAATATCTTGTTAAGTGATGCCCAGACAAGTGGAGGGCTTATACTTAGCGTCCCAGATAAGGACGCTTATAAGGTTTTGGCAAATTTGAAAAATGCTGGATATGAAAGAGCTGAAATAATCGGCACGGTTAAAAGCAAAGGTGAATTTGGTATAAATTTAGTCTAA
- a CDS encoding transaldolase, with protein MYNETIKFSLWCDFLERDFINSEFIDLIKNKTINGATSNPAIFKSAICESMAYSAMKEDYKKKSPKDLYEILATSDIKVAANKLLANYANGDDGFVSLEVDPNLYDDSEGTYKEGKKLFNAIKMPNVMIKVPATKDGYSAMKELIKKGVSVNATLIFSVDQAKECLDAFEEGSKAFAKRWPNSPLPKGVISIFVSRFDRLLDNDLKAAGIEAGKYGIYNATKAYKLIEERGLSNVRALFASTGVKGDELEPDYYIKELLYPNSINTAPLSTIKEFIKTSHEPKEIPSDSSISEFFNSCKNAGIDYDEVCQKLLDDGLDAFCKAFDEILKSLQ; from the coding sequence ATGTATAACGAAACAATCAAATTTTCGCTTTGGTGCGATTTTTTAGAAAGAGATTTTATAAATAGTGAATTTATAGATTTGATAAAAAACAAAACCATAAACGGAGCCACAAGCAACCCTGCGATTTTCAAATCTGCTATTTGCGAATCTATGGCTTATAGCGCTATGAAAGAGGATTACAAAAAGAAAAGCCCAAAAGATCTTTATGAAATTTTGGCGACATCTGATATAAAAGTAGCCGCAAACAAGCTTCTTGCAAACTATGCAAATGGCGATGATGGATTTGTGAGCTTAGAAGTTGATCCAAATTTATACGATGATAGCGAAGGAACTTATAAAGAGGGCAAAAAGTTATTTAACGCCATAAAAATGCCAAACGTGATGATAAAAGTTCCAGCCACAAAAGACGGCTATAGCGCTATGAAAGAGCTAATCAAAAAAGGCGTCAGTGTAAATGCGACACTTATTTTTTCAGTTGATCAAGCCAAAGAATGCCTTGATGCGTTTGAAGAAGGAAGCAAAGCTTTTGCAAAAAGATGGCCAAACTCACCGCTTCCAAAAGGCGTTATAAGCATATTTGTAAGCCGTTTTGATAGACTTCTTGATAACGATCTTAAAGCTGCTGGCATAGAGGCTGGAAAATACGGCATATATAACGCAACTAAAGCTTATAAGCTTATAGAAGAGCGTGGTTTAAGCAACGTTAGAGCTCTTTTTGCTAGCACTGGAGTTAAGGGCGATGAGCTAGAGCCTGATTATTATATAAAAGAGCTTTTATATCCAAACTCCATAAATACAGCGCCACTTAGCACTATAAAAGAGTTTATAAAGACTAGTCATGAGCCAAAAGAGATTCCAAGTGATAGTTCTATAAGTGAATTTTTCAACTCTTGTAAAAATGCCGGCATAGACTATGATGAGGTTTGCCAAAAGCTGCTTGATGATGGATTAGACGCATTTTGCAAAGCATTTGATGAAATACTAAAAAGTCTTCAATGA
- a CDS encoding hybrid sensor histidine kinase/response regulator: MDDMQEILEDFLVEAFELIEQIDHDLVELEANPEDLELLNRIFRVAHTVKGSSSFLNFDILTKLTHHMEDVLNKARHGDLKITPDVMDVVLESVDMMKALLNAIRDNGSDTSAGIDITDICARLSAINDGEEVAVPEPKVEEKVEELANEETPAEEENQDVDVNSLSESEVEAEIERLLKVRKAEDKARKEHKKSEPSEEKPKPTPTPKPEPKPAAPSEPKVGAVAQSGGSAMEQTIRVEVKRLDNLMNLIGELVLGKNRLLKIYDDVEERYEGEKFLEELNQVVSSLSLVTTDIQLAVMKTRMLPIAKVFNKFPRMVRDLSRELGKQIDLEISGEETELDKSIVEEIGDPLVHIIRNSCDHGVEDPKDRALNGKAEKGLIQLKAYNEGNHIVIEIVDDGKGIDAVAVKAKAVERGIITEREADNMSDKEAYALIFKPGFSLAKQVTNVSGRGVGMDVVKTNIEKLNGIIDIDSELGKGTVMKLKIPLTLAIIQSLLVGAQEEFYAIPLASVKETVRVPIEDIYTIEGKNVLRLRDEVLSLVRLSDLFGVKQVFESGDQTYVVVINVAESKLGIIVDNLIGQEEIVIKSLGNYLQNIRGIAGGTIRGDGKVTLIVDVGMIMDMAKDIKIDIRASIESNAKAAVKEKPSDYKVLIVDDSKMDRTIMQKSLEPIGVTVLEATNGVEALNLIKSGEHSLDAILIDIEMPRMDGYTLAGEIRKYSKYRNLPLIAVTSRTSKSDRLRGVEVGMTEYITKPYSSEYLENVVRKNIKLM; encoded by the coding sequence ATGGACGATATGCAAGAAATACTTGAAGACTTTTTAGTTGAGGCCTTTGAGCTTATTGAACAGATTGATCACGATCTTGTAGAGCTTGAAGCAAACCCAGAAGATTTGGAACTTTTAAATAGGATTTTCCGTGTCGCTCACACAGTCAAAGGAAGCTCATCATTTTTAAATTTTGATATCTTAACAAAACTTACTCACCACATGGAAGATGTCTTAAATAAAGCTCGTCATGGCGATCTAAAAATCACTCCAGATGTAATGGATGTAGTTTTAGAGTCAGTCGATATGATGAAAGCACTTTTAAATGCGATAAGAGACAATGGTAGCGATACAAGTGCAGGTATCGATATAACTGATATTTGCGCTAGACTTTCAGCTATTAATGACGGCGAAGAAGTTGCAGTCCCTGAGCCAAAAGTAGAAGAAAAGGTAGAAGAGCTAGCTAATGAAGAGACACCTGCAGAAGAAGAAAATCAAGATGTAGATGTAAATAGCCTAAGTGAGTCAGAAGTAGAAGCTGAGATAGAAAGACTTTTAAAGGTTAGAAAAGCAGAAGATAAAGCTAGAAAAGAGCATAAAAAATCAGAACCTAGCGAAGAAAAGCCAAAACCAACTCCGACCCCAAAACCAGAGCCAAAACCAGCTGCCCCAAGTGAGCCAAAAGTTGGAGCAGTAGCACAAAGCGGTGGCTCAGCAATGGAGCAAACCATACGCGTCGAGGTCAAAAGACTTGATAATCTTATGAATTTAATCGGTGAGCTTGTTCTTGGCAAAAATAGACTTCTTAAAATTTACGATGATGTCGAAGAGAGATATGAGGGAGAAAAATTCCTTGAGGAGCTAAATCAAGTTGTTTCAAGTCTAAGCTTGGTTACTACTGATATTCAACTAGCTGTTATGAAAACAAGAATGCTTCCAATAGCAAAAGTCTTTAATAAATTCCCAAGAATGGTGCGTGATCTAAGCCGTGAGCTTGGCAAACAAATCGATCTTGAAATCAGCGGTGAAGAGACTGAGCTTGATAAATCTATCGTAGAAGAGATCGGCGATCCACTAGTTCACATCATCAGAAATTCATGCGATCATGGTGTTGAAGATCCAAAAGATAGAGCTCTAAACGGCAAAGCAGAAAAAGGCCTTATCCAGCTAAAAGCGTACAACGAGGGAAATCATATAGTCATCGAAATCGTTGATGATGGTAAAGGAATTGACGCAGTCGCAGTAAAAGCAAAAGCTGTAGAGCGTGGTATCATCACAGAAAGAGAAGCTGACAATATGAGCGACAAAGAAGCTTACGCGCTTATCTTTAAGCCTGGATTTTCTCTAGCCAAACAAGTCACAAATGTAAGTGGTCGTGGCGTTGGAATGGACGTTGTCAAAACAAATATAGAAAAACTAAATGGTATCATTGACATAGATAGCGAGCTTGGCAAAGGTACTGTTATGAAGTTAAAGATTCCTTTAACTCTAGCTATTATCCAATCCCTTCTAGTCGGAGCTCAAGAGGAATTTTATGCTATTCCATTAGCAAGCGTTAAAGAGACAGTAAGAGTTCCTATAGAAGATATTTACACTATAGAAGGCAAAAATGTTCTTAGACTAAGAGATGAAGTCTTAAGCCTTGTAAGACTTAGCGATTTATTTGGTGTCAAGCAAGTATTTGAAAGTGGAGATCAAACTTACGTCGTTGTCATCAACGTTGCTGAGAGCAAGCTTGGTATAATAGTTGATAATCTAATAGGTCAAGAAGAGATCGTTATCAAATCTTTGGGTAATTACTTGCAAAATATCCGCGGTATCGCAGGTGGCACCATAAGAGGCGATGGCAAAGTAACTCTTATTGTCGATGTGGGAATGATTATGGATATGGCAAAAGATATCAAGATAGATATAAGAGCTAGCATAGAATCAAACGCAAAAGCCGCAGTAAAAGAAAAACCAAGCGATTATAAGGTACTTATAGTTGATGATTCAAAAATGGATAGAACTATAATGCAAAAATCCCTTGAGCCAATAGGCGTAACCGTGCTTGAAGCTACAAATGGCGTTGAAGCTCTAAATTTAATAAAATCAGGCGAGCATTCACTTGATGCGATACTTATAGATATCGAAATGCCAAGAATGGATGGCTATACTTTAGCTGGCGAGATCAGGAAATATTCTAAATATAGAAACTTGCCGCTTATCGCAGTTACAAGTAGAACAAGCAAGAGCGACCGTTTAAGGGGCGTTGAAGTGGGAATGACAGAGTATATCACTAAGCCATACTCTTCAGAATACCTTGAAAACGTTGTTAGAAAAAATATTAAGCTAATGTAA
- the yedF gene encoding sulfurtransferase-like selenium metabolism protein YedF — translation MQIDCRNLDCPKPVINTKEALNSLEIGENLEILLNKAVSLENVLKFIKSNNLKPTLITNDGEFIVNVVKTSELTDHDASKYGCEIVKKKVVFLKDDKVGSEPIGNGLLAKFLGSIASVEPVSRPSYIICVNDAVLMTTNRAHPSYAALKELEMMGVKILSCGSCLEALGIVDRLGIGEASNAFEIINLLLNNETVCL, via the coding sequence ATGCAAATCGATTGTAGAAATCTTGACTGTCCAAAACCAGTTATAAACACAAAAGAAGCCTTAAATTCACTAGAAATCGGCGAGAATTTGGAGATTTTGCTAAATAAAGCTGTCTCTTTAGAAAATGTACTTAAATTTATAAAATCAAATAATCTAAAACCAACTTTAATAACAAATGATGGTGAGTTTATAGTAAATGTCGTAAAAACTAGCGAACTAACCGACCACGACGCTTCAAAATATGGTTGTGAAATCGTTAAGAAAAAAGTTGTATTTTTAAAAGATGACAAGGTCGGTTCAGAGCCGATTGGCAATGGGCTTTTGGCTAAGTTTTTAGGCTCGATTGCCTCTGTTGAGCCAGTGTCTCGCCCAAGCTATATAATATGTGTGAATGACGCTGTTTTGATGACTACAAATAGAGCTCATCCAAGCTATGCGGCGCTTAAAGAGCTTGAGATGATGGGCGTGAAAATACTAAGTTGTGGAAGTTGTTTAGAAGCTCTTGGTATAGTCGATAGGCTCGGTATCGGCGAGGCAAGTAACGCTTTTGAAATCATAAATTTACTTTTAAATAATGAAACAGTTTGTTTATAA
- the pth gene encoding aminoacyl-tRNA hydrolase, translating to MTLLVGLGNPGKEYENTRHNVGFMLADLLLQDGGFNNVSSTKFQGELFKKGSLLILKPTTFMNLSGNSLKAVNDFYKPDHIIVVHDDLDLKLGAVRFKNGGSSGGHNGIKSIDSLIGNDYDRIRIGIGRSGNGVISYVLGEFNQEENQKLQEVLEHSKKAALELIKSGDITEISSKFTLKAN from the coding sequence ATGACTTTATTAGTAGGACTTGGCAATCCTGGCAAAGAGTATGAAAATACTCGCCATAATGTCGGTTTTATGCTTGCTGATTTACTTTTGCAAGATGGTGGATTTAACAATGTCAGTTCTACTAAATTTCAAGGCGAGCTTTTTAAAAAAGGCTCCCTTCTTATACTCAAACCAACCACTTTTATGAACTTAAGTGGTAACTCCTTAAAAGCAGTAAATGACTTCTATAAACCAGATCATATAATCGTAGTTCATGATGACTTAGATCTTAAACTTGGCGCTGTTAGATTTAAAAATGGCGGTAGCAGTGGTGGACACAATGGTATCAAATCCATCGATAGCCTTATAGGAAACGACTATGACCGCATAAGAATTGGCATAGGAAGATCAGGAAATGGTGTCATAAGCTATGTTCTTGGTGAGTTTAACCAAGAAGAAAATCAAAAACTCCAAGAAGTACTAGAACACTCCAAAAAAGCCGCCCTAGAGCTTATAAAATCTGGCGATATAACAGAAATTTCTTCAAAATTCACACTCAAAGCCAATTAA
- the nspC gene encoding carboxynorspermidine decarboxylase, with product MKLNDIKTPAYVCEEAKLKSNLELLSYVAERSGANVLCALKGFAFSLGMPMVASALHGATCSGLHEAKYAKEHGFKSVHTYCPAFSNDDIDEVLTLSDHVVFNSFNQWDKFKQKAINSGKSIGLRVNPQFSQSPTDMYNPCAKYSRLGITRANFDASNLDGIDGLHFHALCEESAYSLELVLAEFEAKFGEFIPKMKWVNFGGGHHITKAGYDVELLINLIKNFRAKYGVEVFIEPGEAVGWECGFLVCSVLDIVDNEEKTCIIDASAECHMPDTILMPYRPAMRGESKNGKFTYRFGGATCLAGDIVGNEAGEPFYKFNHEIKIGDRVIFEDQIHYTIVKNTTFNGVKLPNLAMMKENGEITQLKEFGYEEFRRRN from the coding sequence ATGAAATTAAATGATATAAAAACACCAGCTTATGTGTGCGAAGAAGCCAAACTAAAAAGCAATCTTGAGCTTTTGTCTTACGTCGCAGAGCGAAGTGGGGCAAATGTGCTTTGCGCTTTAAAGGGCTTTGCATTTAGTCTTGGTATGCCTATGGTCGCAAGTGCCTTACATGGGGCGACTTGTAGTGGTCTGCACGAAGCAAAATACGCAAAAGAGCATGGATTTAAGAGCGTTCATACATACTGTCCAGCCTTTAGCAATGATGATATAGATGAGGTTTTAACCCTTAGCGATCACGTTGTATTTAATAGCTTCAACCAGTGGGATAAATTTAAACAAAAAGCCATAAATAGCGGCAAAAGCATAGGTTTAAGAGTAAATCCGCAGTTTTCACAAAGTCCAACTGATATGTATAATCCTTGCGCGAAATACTCACGTCTTGGTATCACTAGAGCTAATTTTGATGCTTCAAATTTAGACGGTATAGATGGACTTCATTTTCACGCACTTTGCGAAGAGAGTGCTTATAGTTTGGAGCTTGTTTTAGCTGAGTTTGAGGCTAAATTTGGTGAGTTTATACCAAAGATGAAATGGGTAAATTTCGGCGGCGGACATCATATCACAAAAGCTGGTTATGACGTGGAGCTTCTTATAAATTTGATTAAAAATTTCAGAGCCAAATACGGTGTAGAGGTCTTCATCGAGCCAGGCGAAGCTGTCGGTTGGGAGTGTGGATTTTTGGTTTGTAGCGTACTTGATATCGTAGATAATGAAGAAAAAACCTGCATTATAGACGCTTCTGCTGAGTGCCATATGCCAGATACTATTCTCATGCCTTATCGTCCAGCAATGCGTGGCGAGAGTAAAAATGGCAAATTTACTTACCGTTTTGGCGGGGCGACTTGTCTTGCTGGAGATATAGTAGGCAACGAAGCTGGCGAGCCATTTTATAAATTTAACCATGAGATAAAAATCGGCGATAGGGTGATTTTCGAAGATCAAATTCACTACACAATAGTCAAAAATACAACATTTAATGGTGTGAAACTTCCAAATTTGGCCATGATGAAAGAAAATGGAGAGATAACCCAGCTAAAAGAGTTTGGATACGAAGAATTCAGGCGTAGAAATTAA
- a CDS encoding chemotaxis protein: protein MFDDNILKTGSNEMELVDFRILKQGKDKVYEGIYGVNVAKVKEIIKMPNLTELPGVPDYIEGIFDLRGVVIPVINLARWMNIDEPKDCILKPRVIIAEFSDIFIGFIVHEAKRIRRINWKDIEPANFTGGGSGTLDKSKITGVTRIENDEVLLILDLESIVEELGIYQPKIEMEVDEMKQLSGVALVLDDSLTARRLVGDALTKIGLRVVEAKDGSEGLEKMNDLYALYKDDLDQNLRVIISDIEMPQMDGFHFAASLKEDKRFANIPIIFNSSLSNEFSELHGKEAGADGYLTKFNATQLYKEVTRVVDDHKKYLDKR, encoded by the coding sequence ATGTTTGATGATAATATTCTTAAAACGGGTTCGAATGAGATGGAACTTGTTGATTTTCGTATATTAAAGCAAGGCAAAGACAAGGTATATGAGGGCATATACGGGGTCAATGTCGCTAAGGTCAAAGAAATCATCAAAATGCCAAATCTTACCGAACTTCCGGGAGTGCCAGACTACATAGAAGGCATATTTGACCTTCGTGGCGTGGTTATTCCTGTTATCAATTTAGCTAGATGGATGAATATTGATGAGCCAAAAGATTGTATCTTAAAACCACGCGTTATAATAGCCGAATTTAGTGATATATTTATAGGATTTATAGTCCATGAAGCAAAAAGAATTCGCCGTATAAACTGGAAAGATATCGAACCAGCCAACTTCACTGGTGGTGGAAGTGGAACTCTTGACAAATCAAAAATCACAGGAGTTACAAGGATAGAAAATGATGAAGTTTTGCTTATCTTGGATCTTGAAAGCATAGTCGAAGAGCTTGGAATTTACCAACCAAAAATCGAAATGGAAGTTGATGAGATGAAGCAACTTAGCGGTGTGGCTTTGGTGCTTGATGATAGCCTTACAGCTAGACGCCTAGTCGGTGATGCGCTAACCAAAATCGGTCTAAGGGTAGTTGAAGCAAAAGACGGCTCAGAGGGCTTAGAGAAGATGAATGACTTGTACGCTCTTTATAAAGATGATTTAGATCAAAACTTAAGAGTCATCATAAGTGATATCGAGATGCCACAAATGGACGGTTTCCACTTTGCTGCTAGCCTTAAAGAAGATAAGAGATTTGCAAATATTCCTATTATCTTTAACTCTTCACTTAGTAATGAATTTAGCGAACTTCACGGCAAAGAAGCTGGCGCTGATGGATATTTGACTAAATTTAACGCTACACAGCTTTATAAAGAAGTTACTAGAGTGGTAGATGATCATAAAAAATATTTGGATAAGAGGTGA
- a CDS encoding 50S ribosomal protein L25/general stress protein Ctc, producing the protein MLEGIVRESMDKRSTKALRKDGYLIANIYAKGVENINAAFKVNDFIKAVKGKSDLKFPVSVAGKTYDVVVVDYQKHPVTSALKHVDLKVVLDDVESKYMVPVKPFGTPVGLKNKGILLQSKKRLTVKCTGKNLPNSFDVDVSGLDVDHTLLVRDIKVPEGVKIVEAGRVAVVGVIKAK; encoded by the coding sequence ATGTTAGAAGGTATCGTTAGAGAGAGTATGGATAAGAGAAGTACAAAAGCTCTTAGGAAAGATGGTTATCTAATCGCTAACATTTACGCAAAAGGTGTTGAAAATATCAACGCTGCATTCAAAGTAAATGATTTCATCAAAGCTGTAAAAGGCAAAAGCGATTTGAAATTCCCAGTTAGTGTAGCTGGTAAAACTTATGATGTAGTTGTTGTTGATTATCAAAAACACCCAGTAACAAGTGCTTTAAAACACGTTGATCTTAAAGTTGTTCTTGATGATGTAGAGTCAAAATACATGGTTCCAGTTAAACCATTTGGTACTCCAGTTGGTCTAAAAAACAAAGGTATTTTGTTACAATCTAAAAAACGTCTAACAGTAAAATGTACTGGTAAAAATCTACCAAATAGCTTTGATGTAGATGTAAGTGGTCTTGATGTAGATCATACTTTACTTGTTCGTGATATCAAAGTTCCAGAAGGCGTAAAAATCGTCGAAGCTGGACGCGTTGCAGTTGTAGGCGTAATCAAAGCAAAATAA
- a CDS encoding type IV pilus twitching motility protein PilT — MIDYTVDVDKLDFKLRDELNTYLLELISSNGSDLHVKTGGMIRKRVKGEIVPVDNKRTLNQTEGITLAKELLRGRFVELVEKKSVDFTYKLNEDYRFRVNIFFQMEGVSAVFRTIPAKLPTFKELNLPSSIEEICKNTHRGIILVTGPTGSGKTTTLASMINYINGHRKSHIITIEDPIEYVYKDENCIINQRSIGQDAPTFASALRSALREDPDIILLGEMRDLETIETALHAAETGHLVLSTLHTVDAADTISRIIGMFPGKEQNRIKTTLSSVLQGVISQRLCKRADGNGRCAAIEIMLATPRIRNMISEGRDDEIYEAVNDAAGNSGMQTFDKHILKLYSDHIIDKDEALNKASRRNDLELKIKAVDMGNLSPKEYNIKDDIIALKDIG, encoded by the coding sequence ATGATAGATTATACAGTTGATGTAGATAAGCTGGATTTTAAGCTAAGAGATGAGCTAAATACTTATCTCTTGGAGCTTATAAGCTCAAATGGCAGCGACTTGCATGTCAAGACTGGTGGTATGATAAGAAAACGCGTTAAAGGCGAGATCGTGCCAGTTGATAACAAAAGAACCCTTAATCAAACTGAGGGCATAACTCTTGCTAAAGAGTTACTTCGTGGTAGATTTGTCGAACTAGTCGAGAAAAAAAGTGTTGATTTTACTTATAAACTCAATGAAGATTATAGATTTCGTGTCAATATATTTTTTCAAATGGAGGGCGTGAGTGCTGTTTTTAGAACTATTCCAGCTAAGCTTCCTACATTTAAAGAGCTAAATTTACCTAGTAGTATAGAAGAAATTTGTAAAAATACTCATAGAGGTATTATCTTAGTCACTGGCCCAACAGGAAGTGGTAAAACAACAACCCTAGCTAGCATGATAAATTACATAAATGGGCACAGAAAATCTCACATCATCACTATAGAAGATCCTATAGAATACGTCTATAAAGACGAAAACTGTATCATCAACCAAAGGAGCATAGGACAAGATGCGCCAACTTTCGCATCTGCTCTTAGATCAGCTCTTCGTGAAGATCCTGATATTATTTTGCTTGGGGAAATGAGAGATTTGGAGACTATCGAAACTGCCTTGCACGCTGCTGAGACTGGGCACTTAGTCTTATCTACGCTTCACACAGTTGATGCTGCAGATACTATTAGTAGGATTATAGGAATGTTTCCAGGCAAAGAGCAAAACAGAATCAAAACAACGCTATCTTCAGTACTTCAAGGAGTCATTAGCCAAAGACTTTGTAAGAGGGCTGATGGAAATGGAAGATGCGCTGCGATCGAAATCATGCTTGCGACACCAAGAATTAGAAATATGATTAGCGAGGGCAGAGATGATGAAATTTACGAAGCTGTAAATGATGCTGCTGGAAATAGCGGAATGCAGACATTTGATAAGCACATCTTAAAACTATATTCAGATCATATAATAGACAAAGATGAAGCACTAAACAAAGCTTCAAGAAGAAATGATCTAGAACTCAAAATAAAAGCCGTTGATATGGGTAATTTATCTCCTAAAGAATACAATATAAAAGATGATATAATCGCCCTTAAAGATATAGGCTAA
- a CDS encoding chemotaxis protein CheW gives MNDKLGQVLQKQKQQIVEPTSRDSEEVEQLVGFIVGEEEFAIPILYIKEIIKPIEYTRVPSVPEYVLGVFNLRGSVIPLIDLRVKFNLNPSKMTANTRYIVMKDDDNIAGFVIDRLTEAIRINKNRIDQPPETLAKDKGMIQGIGKRDNNILTILKVEALLKRDF, from the coding sequence ATGAACGATAAATTAGGTCAAGTTTTACAAAAACAGAAGCAACAAATTGTAGAGCCAACTTCTAGAGATAGCGAAGAAGTAGAACAACTTGTTGGCTTTATAGTCGGTGAAGAGGAATTTGCGATTCCTATTTTATATATCAAAGAGATTATAAAACCTATAGAATACACCAGAGTTCCAAGCGTTCCTGAGTATGTTCTTGGCGTGTTTAATCTAAGAGGAAGTGTAATTCCACTTATTGATTTGAGGGTTAAATTTAATTTAAATCCGTCTAAAATGACAGCAAATACACGCTATATAGTTATGAAAGACGATGACAATATCGCAGGCTTTGTTATTGATAGGTTAACTGAGGCTATTAGAATAAACAAAAACCGTATCGATCAGCCACCTGAAACTTTAGCAAAAGATAAAGGTATGATTCAAGGTATCGGCAAAAGAGATAATAATATCTTAACTATTTTAAAAGTCGAAGCGCTTTTAAAACGTGATTTTTAA
- the serB gene encoding phosphoserine phosphatase SerB, giving the protein MIKLCVFDFDSTLMDGETITILSKALGKDKEVSEITKRAMAGELDFYESLVKRVRLIEGLPLSDAMEVARNLTFIEGAKDIITYLKAKGIKTVVFSGGFHIATDPAQEKLGYDLNFSNELHHKNGILTGHVGGEMMFGDSKGKMLARLKSFLNLKDEEIACVGDGANDVSMFKEAGTGIAFCANEILKKAATHIIDTKDLREIKQIL; this is encoded by the coding sequence ATGATAAAACTATGCGTATTTGATTTTGATTCTACACTTATGGATGGTGAGACTATCACTATCCTTTCAAAAGCACTTGGCAAAGATAAAGAAGTCTCAGAAATAACAAAAAGAGCTATGGCTGGGGAGCTAGATTTTTACGAAAGTTTGGTAAAAAGAGTTAGGTTAATAGAAGGTTTGCCGCTAAGCGATGCAATGGAAGTTGCTAGAAATTTGACCTTTATAGAGGGCGCAAAAGACATCATAACCTATCTAAAAGCAAAAGGCATAAAAACCGTAGTTTTTAGTGGTGGCTTTCATATAGCAACCGACCCAGCCCAAGAAAAATTAGGCTATGATTTAAATTTCTCCAATGAACTTCATCATAAAAATGGAATTCTCACAGGTCATGTCGGTGGTGAGATGATGTTTGGCGATAGTAAGGGCAAGATGCTAGCCCGTCTTAAAAGCTTTTTAAATTTAAAAGATGAAGAGATAGCTTGTGTCGGGGATGGGGCAAATGATGTTTCTATGTTTAAAGAAGCTGGCACTGGCATAGCTTTTTGTGCGAATGAAATTCTCAAAAAAGCAGCAACTCACATAATCGACACAAAAGATTTAAGAGAGATAAAACAAATTTTATAA